The DNA sequence GACGTTGCGGTTGAGCGCGCCGGCGGCGAAATCGGCGATGGCGCGCAGTTCGGCCCCGCCGCCGGTCAGCACCACCTGCCGCGCCTGCGGACCGACAAAACCGAGCATGTCGAGCTTGATCGCCACTTCGCGGAACAAGAGGTCGAGCCGGTGGCGAATGACGCCGATGATCTGCGCCTTGGGCACGCGGGTCGGTTCGGCCATGCCATCGTCGGTCATCGGCGGCACTTCGACGGCGTCGTGATTGTCCTTGGGCACGGTCACGGCGGCGCCATCGAGCGCCTTCAACCGCTCGGCGTGGCTGCGGCGCGTGGAAAAGGCAGCGGCAAGGTCGTTGGTGATGTCGTGCGCGCCCATCGGAATGGCGGCGACGCCGACGAGCATGCCGAACATGTGGACGGCGATGGTCGTCACCCCGGCGCCGATCTCGATCAGCGCGACGCCCAGTTCGCGTTCCTCGCGCTCCAGCGTCGACAGGCTGGCGGCGAGCGGCGAGGCAACGAGCGACTTCAGCCCGATATGGGCGTTGCGAATGGCACGATCGAGGTTCTTCAGCGGCGGCGTGTCGGCGGTGACGACATGGATGTCCATGCCCAGCCGGTCGGCATGAAAACCGAGCGGGCTTTCCACCCCCGGTTGCCCATCGAGCGCGTAAAGCGCCGGCTGGGCGTGGACGACGGTACGGCTGCCGGGGTTGATCCGGGCGCGGCCGGCCTCGCGCAGCGTCACCATGTCGGCGGCGGTGATGCTGGCCCCGGCGATGTCGATCTCGGCCGTGGCGACATCGCTGCCCAGATTGCCCGCCGAGATGGAGGCATAGACATATTCGACCTGCACCCCGGCGGCGCGTTCGGCCTGGTCCATGGCGCCGCGAATGGCGGCTTCGGTGCGTTCGAAATCGGTGACCAGGCCGCGACGCAAGCCGGCACAGGGCTTCTGGCCGGTGCCGATGACGCGCGGTTCCCCGTCGGGCCCGGCAATGGCGATCAGCGCCGCGACCTTGGAGGTGCCGACATCGAGGACGGCGATGGTGCGTTCCCCGCCGCGCGGCGGCAGCAGTGGCACCTTGGGGGTGAGGATGGCCATGGGTCAGGTCATTTCCATCGGGGGGGCGTCATATCGTCAACGGCTTTGCCTTGGCAGCCGCGGCCGCCTTTGCGGCCTTGGCATTGGCGTCGAGCGCATCCTTGACCGCCGCACCGCCGACAATCATGCGACCAGGCAGGCGCATGTCGAAGCGTTCGAAGCGACGGCCGAGCAGCCCGGACCCGTCCGCACCGCCTGCCGACCCCTGGTCGAGGCGGGCGAATGTCGCCAGGGCATGGCCGGCCGCCGCCGGCGTATCGGGCAGCGACAGCGTCTCCCCGGTCTTGAACTTCAGGTCCCAGCGGCGGCCGCCGACCAGCACCGCGGCATCGACCTTGGGCGCCAAAGTCGGCGCCGTTGCCGCCAGGGTCAGGAACTCGCGCACCCGGGTGTTGGCGCCGGGCCCGACCACGAGGGGCAGGTTGGCGAAACGTTCGAGCCGATCGTGCGTCAAGGTCACGCCGCTGATGTCGATCACCTGCAGGCGCCGGCGATGCTGCCACAGCGCCACCGGGCGGCGTTCGGTAATGGCAATGGCGAGCGTATCGGGAAGCCGGCGGCTGACGCTGGCGTCGGCCACCCAGGGCAGGTTGCGCAAACGGTCGCGAATGGCGCCGAGATCGCTGGTCAGCATGGCGTTGTCCCGACCCGGGAGTGCCGCCTGATAGACCGGCAACAGTGCCAGTTCGCGGGTGCCGGTGACTTCGACATGGCGGATTTCAAGGCCGGCAACCGCGCTCTGGCGGACGATTTCCTCGCCGGCGCGCGTCCAGACGCCCATCAGGCCGGCAACCACGATGCCCGCAAGCGCCGCCAGCACGCCGACGGTGATGGCGACGTTGCGGCGCAGGGCCGGCCGGCTGACCGGCAACGCGACGGTGGCCGGCCGCGGCGCCGGGCGCGCGACGGGTTTGCGTACTGGTGCCTTCGCACCGCGTTTGAGGACGGTCGTCGTCATTCGAGCGCCGCGTCGATCAGTCGTTGGACAAGCATTTCATACGAGATGCCGCGATATTTCGCCTGTTCGGGGACCAGGCTGAGCGGTGTCATTCCGGGCTGGGTATTGACCTCGAGCAGATAGAGCCCCGCCTCCCCCTGGTCCGGGTCCCAGCGGAAGTCCGATCGCGACGTGCCCTTGCAGCCGAGCGCGCGATGGGCAGCCAGCGCCATGTCGAGGCAGGCGGCGGTGATCTGTGCAGGCAGGTCGGCGGGGCATTGGTGCCGGGTCAGGCCATCGGTGTATTTGGCGTCATAATCGTAAAAGCCGGTCGTCGGGATCAGTTCGGTCACCGCCAGCGCTTCGTCGCCCAGGATGGCGACGGTCAGTTCCTTGCCGGCGATGAAGGGCTCGGCGAGCAGCGTCGCAAAGGCCTGCCAGGGGCCCGCGACAGCACGGCCGATGGGGTTGCCGTAATTGGAGGCATCGGTCACGATGGCGACGCCGACCGAGGACCCCTCGTTGACCGGCTTGAGGACATAGGGCCGCGGCAGCGGATCCTGCACAAACAGCGCTTCCGAGGCGACCATCACGCCTTCGGGCATGCGCACGCCCTGCGGCACCAGGATGCGCTTGGTCAGTTCCTTGTCGATGGCGATGGCCGAGGTGGTGACTCCGCTGTGGGTGTAGCGCAGCCCGAGAATGTCCATCAGCCCCTGGATGCTGCCGTCTTCCCCCGGTGTGCCGTGCAATGCGTTGAACACCACATCGGGTGCGGCCGCCGTCAACGCGGCGGCGACGTCGCGGTCCATGTCGATCTCGGTCACGTCATGGCCCAGGGCGCGGCAGGCGGCAGCAATGCCGCGACCCGATGTCAGCGACACTTCGCGTTCGGCGGACCAGCCGCCCATCAGCACCGCGACCTTCACAGCTTGACCCCTACCCGCTCGATTTCCCATTCCAGATCGACCCCCGACTGCGCCTTTACCCGGGCGCGGACTTCGTCGCCCAACGCCTCGATATCGGCGCTGGTGGCGTCGCCGGTGTTGATAAGGAAATTGGTGTGTTTTTCGCTGACCTGGGCGCCGCCGATCGTCAGCCCGCGGCACCCTGCGGCATCGACGAGCTGCCAGGCCTTGTGGCCCATGGGGTTCTTGAAGGTCGACCCGCCGGTGCGTGAACGCAGCGGCTGCGACGCTTCGCGTTCGGCGGCGATCCGGTCCATTTCGGCGCCGATGACCGCCTTGTCACCGGGCGTGCCGCGGAACAGCGCCTCGACGACGATATCGCCGGGGGGCAGTGCCGAATGGCGGTAGCGGAAGCCGAAATCGCCGGCGGGGAGCGTTTCGATGGTGCCGTCGCGGCGGACGACGGTGGCCTCGACAAGGATGTCGGCGACATCGCGGCCATAGGCGCCGGCGTTCATCCGCACCGCGCCGCCGGCCGTGCCGGGGATGCCGCGCAGGAATTCGAGGCCAGCCAGCGACGCATCGCGCGCGGCGCTGGCGACGGTGATGCCCATGGCGGCCGCACCGGCACGGATGTGCACGCCTTCGATCGCGACCCTGGCGAAGGATTTGGGCAGTCGGATGGTGACGCCGGGCAAGCCGCCGTCGCGGACGATCAGGTTGGAGCCGACGCCGACGGGAAACACCGGCACCGCCGGATCGAGCGCTGCGAGAAATTGCGCGAGGTCAGCGACGTCGCGCGGCCGCACCAGCCATTGCGCCGCGCCGCCGGTGCGGAACCAGATGAAATCGGCAAAGGACGCGTCGGGTTCGGTGCTGCCGGCAAGTGGCGGCAGCGCACGGGGCGACAAGACGTCCGCAGCCGTCATCCGTCGCGCGCCTTGCCGATGGCGTCGGCGAGGCCAGCCGCCCATTTGGTGATGTCGCCGGCGCCGAGACAGACGACAAGATCGCCGGGCTGGGCATCGATCGCCAGTTGGCGCGCCAGTTCGTCGGCGCCGGCGACGGCGCTGGCGGCGCGGTGGCCGGCGCCCTGCAGGCCCGACACCAGCGCGGCGGCATCGACGCCGTCGATCGCCGCTTCGCCGGCGGCATAGACCGGGGCGACATAGACCGCGTCGGCGTCGTTGAAGGCGCCCTGGAATTCGGCCATCAGGTCGCGCAGCCGCGTGAAACGGTGCGGCTGCACCACAGCGAGCACGCGGCCGACGCCGACGCCTTCGCGCGCTGCCGCCAGCACGGCGCGGATTTCCACGGGATGATGGCCGTAATCGTCGATGATCGTCACGCCGCCGGTCTCGCCGACCTTCGTGAAACGCCGCTTGACCCCGCCGAAGCGCGCGAAACCATCGCGGATGGCGTCGTCGCCGATGCCGAGCTCGACCGCCACCGCAACCGCCGCCAGCGCGTTCTGCACATTGTGACGGCCGGGCATCGGCAGCATCAGCGCCTCGATCCGCCGCGACCCGTCGCGCAGCCGCACCGTCACGTCGAAGCGGTTGCCGCCCGGCACCGGCGTCACATCATCGCCGCGCACATCGGCGGTGGCGGAAAAGCCATAGGTGATGATGCGGCGGTCGGGGACGCGCGACAGCAGCGCCTGCACTTCGGGGTGGTCGATGCACAGCACGCCGGCGCCGTAGAAGGGCACGGCGTTGACGAACTGGCGAAAGCCTTCGCGGACCTTGTCGAAATCCCCCCAATGGTCGAGATGTTCGGGGTCGATATTGGTGACGATGCCGATGGTGCCGCCCAGTCGCAGGAAGCTGCCGTCGCTTTCATCGGCTTCCACCACCATCCATTCGCCTTCGCCGAGCCGGGCGTTCGAACCATAGGTGTTGATGATGCCGCCGTTGATGACGGTGGGGTCGAGGTTGCCCGCATCGAGCAACGCCGCCACCATCGACGTCGTCGTCGTCTTGCCATGGGTGCCCGCCACCGCGACGCAGGACTTCAGCCGCATCAGCTCGGCGAGCATTTCGGCACGGCGCACGATCGGGATGCGCTTCGCCTGCGCCGCGACGACTTCGGGATTGTCGCGGCGGATCGCTGTCGAGGTGACGACCACGGCGGCGTCGGCCACATTGGCAGCGTCCTGGCCGATGAAGACCTTGATGCCCTTTTCGCGCAGCCCGGCGATGACATAGCCTTCGGCGCTGTCCGAGCCCTGCACGGTGAAGCCCAGGTTGGCCATCACTTCGGCGATGCCCGACATGCCGATGCCGCCGATGCCGATGAAGTGAATGATGCCGATATCGGTGCGGAAGCCCGAGGCTTTGCCGGCGACGTTCATGAGCGGGTTCCGGTGGGAGGAGGGTTGTCGCCGATGGCGATGACGAGGTCGGCGAGCCGCGCCGCCGCATCGGGGTGACCGACGCTGCGCGCGCCGGCGGCCGCAAGGCCGAGCGCTTTCGGGTGCCCGAGCCAGTCGGTCAAGGCCTGCGCGAGCCGTTCTGCGGTGAACTGCGGCTGGGGGATGACGACCGCCCCGCCGGCGGCGGCGAGCGCCCGGGCATTGTCGGTCTGATGGTCGTCGGTCGCGATCGGCAGCGGCACCAGAATCGCCGGACGGCCGGCGACGGCGAGTTCGGCCACCGTCGATGCCCCCGAACGGGCGATGACGACATGGGCAGCGGCGATGGCGCGCGGCAGATCGGGGAAATAGGCGCGGATGTCGGCGGCGACGCCGGCGCCGGCATAGGTGGCGCCGACCATCGCCGCATCCTCGTCGCGGCCCTGGTGGACGACATGGAGGCGGGCCCGCAGCGCCTCGGGCAGCAGCGCGACGGCGGCGGGGACGATGGTGTTGAGGATCGCGGCGCCCTGGCTGCCGCCGGTGACGAGCAGATGCAGATCGGCCGCATCGGCATCGAACGGCACGGCGCGGGCGGCGATGACATCGGCGCGCACCGGGTTGCCGGTCATCACCGTCTTGCCGGCCCAGCCGGCATCGAGCCGGCGGACGCTGGCATAGCTGGTGGCGATGCGGGCGACCCGCGGCGCCAGGAAGCGGTTGACGCGGCCGAGGACGGCGTTCTGTTCATGGACAAGGCTCGGCAGCCGCAGCGACAGCGCCGCCAGCAGCGACGGCAGCGCCGGATAGCCACCGAAGCCGATGATGGCGGCGGGCTTCAAATCGCGGAACAGTGCCCGCGCCGCGCTGCGGCCGCGCCAGATGCTCAGCGCCACGGCAGGCAATGTCTTCCACCCCGATCGCCCCGGCGAGCCGCTGTCGACGACGGTGCGCGGCACGCCGTCGAACAGGCCGGGAAAACGCAGGCCGCGGGCATCGGTGACCAGGTGCACGGCAGCCCCCCGGGCGCGCAATTCCTGCGCCAGCACATGCGCCGGCACCATGTGCCCGCCGGTGCCGCCCGCCGCGAGGACATAGAGCGCCGTCATGCGCGCCAGCGCTCGGCATAGGGCGAGGCATTGCGATAGGGGTTGCGCCGGGTGAGCGCCAGCAACAGCCCCATGCCCATGCACAGCGCCAGGAACGACGACCCGCCGTGGCTGATGAACGGCAGCGTCATGCCCTTGGACGGCAGCAGCTTGAGGTTGACCATCATGTTGATCGTCGCCTGCAGGCCGAACTGCGTGGCAAGGCCGGCGGCAGCGAGGAAGGCAAAGGGGTCTTCCTCGTCGAGCAGCAGGATGAAGGTGCGGACGACGATGGCGATGTAGAGCATGGCGATGACGAGGCAGGCGATCATGCCGAACTCCTCGCCGATCACCGAGAAGATGTAATCGGTCTGCGCCTCGGGCAGGCGGAACTTCATCTGCCCCTCGCCCGGACCGACACCGAACAGCCCGCCGGCGCGAAAGCAATCGAGCGCCTTGTCGATCTGGTAGGTGTCACCACCGCCGGTCAGGAACTTGTCGATGCGCGAGGCGACATGGTCGACGGTCAGATAGGCAAGGCCCATTCCGAGCGTCGCGACCGTCGCCAGCGCCACCAGCACCCAGATCGACATTCCGGCCAGCATTGCCTGCACCAGCCACACCGCCATGATCAGCGCCGTCTGGCCGAAGTCGGGCTGCTGGATCAACAGTGCGGCGACAACGATCACCAGGCCGAAGCTGAGCTGCATCGTCGGCAGGCTGCGATCTTCGAAACGCAGCGCCAGCAACCAGGCGGTGGTGACGATGAACAGCGGCTTGAAAAACTCCGACGGCTGGAACTGGAAGCTGCCGATCAGCAACCAGCGCTGCGCGCCGTTAGCGCCGGCACCGAAGAACGGCACCAGCATCAGGCAGACGAGCAGGACGACGGTGCCGACGATCGAAAAGCGCTTGGCCCAGGCAATCGGCAGCATCGACACGCCGAACATCACCGGCAGGCCGGCGACCACCCAGAAGATCTGGCGCTTGAGGAAAAACAGGTCCTCATATTTGAAGTTGCGGCCCGAAAGGCGCTGCGCCGCGGCCGGCGACGCCGCCGCCACCGCGATGATGCCGCAGGCGATAAGCACCAGCACCAGCGTGACGAGCAACTTGTCGACTGTCCAGAACCAGCGGCCGAGCGCGGTGCGATCGCCGCGCGAGAAGGTGGTTGCCGCCGGAGCCCAGGGACGCGATGCCATCAGAGGGCCTCCACCAGCGCGCGAAAGGCGTCGCCGCGTTGTTCGAAATCGCGAAACTGGTCGAAACTGGCGCAGGCCGGTGACAGCAGCACGGTGTCGCCGGCACGGGCGGCGGCAGTGGCAGCGGCAACGGCGGCGTCGAGCGTGCCCGCCATCACGACCGGCACGTGCGGTTGCAGGATGGGCGCGAACACCGGCGCGGCTTCCCCGATCAGATAGGCGGCAACAAGGCCGCCGAGGTGCGGCAGCACGGCATCGAGATCGGCACCCTTGGCACGGCCCCCGGCGATCCAGTGCGTGCGCGGAAAGGCCGCCAGCGCCGGCGCCGAGCTGTCGGGGTTGGTTGCCTTGCTGTCGTTGACATAAAGGACGCCGTTCCTGGTCGCGATCCGCTCCATGCGGTGGGCGAGACCGGGGTAGCTGGCAAGGCCGGCTGCGATCGCGTCCCCATCGAGCCCGAGCGCGGCGCAGGCGGCGGCCGCGGCGCGGGCGTTCTGCAGGTTGTGTGGCCCCTGCAGCGCCGGCCAGTCGGCCTGCGGCCCGATATCGACATCCTCGATGAAGGTGATGACCGGGTCCTCGGCGCCGTCCAGCACATCGAAATCGGCTTCGGCAAGGGCGCCGACGATGGCGGCGCGGCCGGGGGACTGCATGGCGAACAGCCGCGCCTTGGCGGCGACATAGGCGGCCATGCTACCGTGGCGGTCGAGATGATCGGGGGTGATGTTGAGCAGCACCGCGACGTCGCAATCGAGGCTGAAGGTCAGGTCGAGCTGATAGGATGACAGTTCGAGCACATAGACGCCGTGGTCCGGCAGCGGCTCCTGCGACAGGATCGGCAGACCGATGTTGCCCCCCATCCGCGCCGGCCGGCCCGCCGCGGTGAGGATATGATGGACCAGCGCGGTCGTCGTCGACTTGCCGTTGGTGCCGGTGATCCCGACGACCTTGTGCGGTGGCAGCGCGGCGCGCGCCTGGGCGAACAGTTCGATATCGCCGATCACCGGGATCGCGGCGGCCACAGCCTTGGCGAACAGCGGGGCATCATGGGGTACGCCGGGGGAGACGATGAGGGCGTCGAGGGCGGCAAGATCGGTATCGTGGAGGTTGGTGACGGTGCCGTCGAAGCGCGCGCGCGCCGCCTCGCCATCATCCCAGTTCAGCGTCGCCGCGCCCGATGCGGTCAGCGCCGCGACAGTGGCGACGCCGCTGCGGGCAAGGCCGAAGACGCCATAGGTTTTCCCGGCAAAGGCGGGGGCAGTGATCACCGCAGCTTCAACGTCGCCAGCCCGGCAAGGGCCAGCATGATCGAGATGATCCAGAAGCGGATGACCACGGTCGATTCCGCCCAGCCGAGCTGTTCGAAATGATGGTGGATCGGCGCCATGCGGAACACCCGCTTGCCGGTGGTCTTGAAGCTGACGACCTGGACGATGACGCTGACGGTTTCGAGAACGAACAGTCCGCCGATCACGACCAGCACGAGTTCATGGTTGGTGATGACGGCGATGCTGCCGAGCGCCCCGCCCAGGGCCAGGCTGCCGGTGTCGCCCATGAACACCGCCGCCGGCGGGGCATTGTACCAAAGGAACCCGAGGCAGGCGCCGATCAGCGCCGCACCGAACACCGCCAGTTCCCCCGACCCCGGCACATGATGGACCCCCAGATAATCGGCAAATCGGATGTTGCCGACCAGATAGGCGATGATCGCGAAGGCGGCGGCGGCGATCACCACCGGCATCGTCGCCAGCCCGTCGAGCCCGTCGGTCAGGTTCACCGCATTGCCGAAGCCGGTGACGATGAAGGCGGCGAACAGGATGTAGAACGGCCCCAGCGCCAGCCCGGCATCCTTGAGGAACGGCAGGTAGAGCGTCGTGCCGGTGCGGCTGGCGATCCAGGTGCAGGCCAGCCCGGCGATGAAGAATTCGAGCAGCAGCCGGGTCCGCCCCGACAGGCCGGCGTGGCTGCGCTTCGTCACCTTGTCGTAATCGTCCATGAAGCCGATGGCGCCGAAGCCCAGGGTGACGAGCAGCGCCGCCCAGACAAAGCCGTTGCCGAAGTCCATCCACAACAGCGTCGCGACCGTCAGCGCGATCAGGATCATCAGCCCGCCCATCGTCGGCGTGCCCTTCTTGGTCAGCAGATGCGACGCCGGGCCATCCTCGCGGATCGGCTGGCCCTTGCCCTGGCGGGTGCGCAGATAGCCGATGAAGCGCGGGCCGATGAGCAGCGCGATCACCAGCGACGTGACCAGCGCCCCCATCGACCGGAAGGTGATGTAGCGAAAGAGGTTGAACAGCCCGTCGAAGCCGATCCAGTTGGCAAGTGCATTGATCAACTGGCGTCCTCCCGGCCCTTGAGCGTCGCCACGACATCGCCAAGCCGCACGCTGTTCGAGCCTTTGACCAGCAGCACGTCATCGGCAGCCAGCAGGCGCTCGACCTCGGCGGTGGCCGCATCGGCGCTGGTGACGTGCAATATCTCTAGCTGGCGTGCCAGGGCTCCCGCCAGCGGTTTCATCTCGTTACCCACAAGAATTATGCATGAAACGCCGGCCGCCACTATATGTGGGGCCAGTTCGGCGTGAAAGCGATCGGACTGGTCGCCCAGTTCGCGCATCGCGCCCAGCACCGCAAGCCGGCGGCCGGCATGGCGCGGCACCACTTCGGCGAGCACCGCCAGCGACGCCGCCATCGACGCCGGATTGGCGTTGTAGCTTTCATCGATCAGCACGGCGCTGCCGCCGCGGGCCGCGACGCGCAACCGTTGCCCGCGCCCGGGCAGGTCGGTCAGTTCCGCCAGCGCCAGCCCGGCGAGCGCCAGATCGCCCCCGGCGGCAGCGACGGCGGCGAGCACTGCCAGGGCATTGCCGACCCAATGGCGGCCCGCCATGCCGACCTTGAAGGTCAGCCGCTGGTCGCCGACGCGTGCCGTGACGCATGAGCAATCGGGATGGAGCGCGACGCTTTCGGCCCGGACATCG is a window from the Polymorphobacter fuscus genome containing:
- the ftsA gene encoding cell division protein FtsA — encoded protein: MAILTPKVPLLPPRGGERTIAVLDVGTSKVAALIAIAGPDGEPRVIGTGQKPCAGLRRGLVTDFERTEAAIRGAMDQAERAAGVQVEYVYASISAGNLGSDVATAEIDIAGASITAADMVTLREAGRARINPGSRTVVHAQPALYALDGQPGVESPLGFHADRLGMDIHVVTADTPPLKNLDRAIRNAHIGLKSLVASPLAASLSTLEREERELGVALIEIGAGVTTIAVHMFGMLVGVAAIPMGAHDITNDLAAAFSTRRSHAERLKALDGAAVTVPKDNHDAVEVPPMTDDGMAEPTRVPKAQIIGVIRHRLDLLFREVAIKLDMLGFVGPQARQVVLTGGGAELRAIADFAAGALNRNVRIGRPRGLTGLPPAQGGPAFATLAGLVLFAANEVPDVWHAPALPSSTRSGGRLAQMIEKLRGSL
- a CDS encoding cell division protein FtsQ/DivIB; the protein is MTTTVLKRGAKAPVRKPVARPAPRPATVALPVSRPALRRNVAITVGVLAALAGIVVAGLMGVWTRAGEEIVRQSAVAGLEIRHVEVTGTRELALLPVYQAALPGRDNAMLTSDLGAIRDRLRNLPWVADASVSRRLPDTLAIAITERRPVALWQHRRRLQVIDISGVTLTHDRLERFANLPLVVGPGANTRVREFLTLAATAPTLAPKVDAAVLVGGRRWDLKFKTGETLSLPDTPAAAGHALATFARLDQGSAGGADGSGLLGRRFERFDMRLPGRMIVGGAAVKDALDANAKAAKAAAAAKAKPLTI
- a CDS encoding D-alanine--D-alanine ligase — protein: MKVAVLMGGWSAEREVSLTSGRGIAAACRALGHDVTEIDMDRDVAAALTAAAPDVVFNALHGTPGEDGSIQGLMDILGLRYTHSGVTTSAIAIDKELTKRILVPQGVRMPEGVMVASEALFVQDPLPRPYVLKPVNEGSSVGVAIVTDASNYGNPIGRAVAGPWQAFATLLAEPFIAGKELTVAILGDEALAVTELIPTTGFYDYDAKYTDGLTRHQCPADLPAQITAACLDMALAAHRALGCKGTSRSDFRWDPDQGEAGLYLLEVNTQPGMTPLSLVPEQAKYRGISYEMLVQRLIDAALE
- the murB gene encoding UDP-N-acetylmuramate dehydrogenase, translated to MTAADVLSPRALPPLAGSTEPDASFADFIWFRTGGAAQWLVRPRDVADLAQFLAALDPAVPVFPVGVGSNLIVRDGGLPGVTIRLPKSFARVAIEGVHIRAGAAAMGITVASAARDASLAGLEFLRGIPGTAGGAVRMNAGAYGRDVADILVEATVVRRDGTIETLPAGDFGFRYRHSALPPGDIVVEALFRGTPGDKAVIGAEMDRIAAEREASQPLRSRTGGSTFKNPMGHKAWQLVDAAGCRGLTIGGAQVSEKHTNFLINTGDATSADIEALGDEVRARVKAQSGVDLEWEIERVGVKL
- the murC gene encoding UDP-N-acetylmuramate--L-alanine ligase, with the translated sequence MNVAGKASGFRTDIGIIHFIGIGGIGMSGIAEVMANLGFTVQGSDSAEGYVIAGLREKGIKVFIGQDAANVADAAVVVTSTAIRRDNPEVVAAQAKRIPIVRRAEMLAELMRLKSCVAVAGTHGKTTTTSMVAALLDAGNLDPTVINGGIINTYGSNARLGEGEWMVVEADESDGSFLRLGGTIGIVTNIDPEHLDHWGDFDKVREGFRQFVNAVPFYGAGVLCIDHPEVQALLSRVPDRRIITYGFSATADVRGDDVTPVPGGNRFDVTVRLRDGSRRIEALMLPMPGRHNVQNALAAVAVAVELGIGDDAIRDGFARFGGVKRRFTKVGETGGVTIIDDYGHHPVEIRAVLAAAREGVGVGRVLAVVQPHRFTRLRDLMAEFQGAFNDADAVYVAPVYAAGEAAIDGVDAAALVSGLQGAGHRAASAVAGADELARQLAIDAQPGDLVVCLGAGDITKWAAGLADAIGKARDG
- the murG gene encoding undecaprenyldiphospho-muramoylpentapeptide beta-N-acetylglucosaminyltransferase; translation: MTALYVLAAGGTGGHMVPAHVLAQELRARGAAVHLVTDARGLRFPGLFDGVPRTVVDSGSPGRSGWKTLPAVALSIWRGRSAARALFRDLKPAAIIGFGGYPALPSLLAALSLRLPSLVHEQNAVLGRVNRFLAPRVARIATSYASVRRLDAGWAGKTVMTGNPVRADVIAARAVPFDADAADLHLLVTGGSQGAAILNTIVPAAVALLPEALRARLHVVHQGRDEDAAMVGATYAGAGVAADIRAYFPDLPRAIAAAHVVIARSGASTVAELAVAGRPAILVPLPIATDDHQTDNARALAAAGGAVVIPQPQFTAERLAQALTDWLGHPKALGLAAAGARSVGHPDAAARLADLVIAIGDNPPPTGTRS
- a CDS encoding peptidoglycan glycosyltransferase FtsW, which encodes MASRPWAPAATTFSRGDRTALGRWFWTVDKLLVTLVLVLIACGIIAVAAASPAAAQRLSGRNFKYEDLFFLKRQIFWVVAGLPVMFGVSMLPIAWAKRFSIVGTVVLLVCLMLVPFFGAGANGAQRWLLIGSFQFQPSEFFKPLFIVTTAWLLALRFEDRSLPTMQLSFGLVIVVAALLIQQPDFGQTALIMAVWLVQAMLAGMSIWVLVALATVATLGMGLAYLTVDHVASRIDKFLTGGGDTYQIDKALDCFRAGGLFGVGPGEGQMKFRLPEAQTDYIFSVIGEEFGMIACLVIAMLYIAIVVRTFILLLDEEDPFAFLAAAGLATQFGLQATINMMVNLKLLPSKGMTLPFISHGGSSFLALCMGMGLLLALTRRNPYRNASPYAERWRA
- the murD gene encoding UDP-N-acetylmuramoyl-L-alanine--D-glutamate ligase, which encodes MITAPAFAGKTYGVFGLARSGVATVAALTASGAATLNWDDGEAARARFDGTVTNLHDTDLAALDALIVSPGVPHDAPLFAKAVAAAIPVIGDIELFAQARAALPPHKVVGITGTNGKSTTTALVHHILTAAGRPARMGGNIGLPILSQEPLPDHGVYVLELSSYQLDLTFSLDCDVAVLLNITPDHLDRHGSMAAYVAAKARLFAMQSPGRAAIVGALAEADFDVLDGAEDPVITFIEDVDIGPQADWPALQGPHNLQNARAAAAACAALGLDGDAIAAGLASYPGLAHRMERIATRNGVLYVNDSKATNPDSSAPALAAFPRTHWIAGGRAKGADLDAVLPHLGGLVAAYLIGEAAPVFAPILQPHVPVVMAGTLDAAVAAATAAARAGDTVLLSPACASFDQFRDFEQRGDAFRALVEAL
- the mraY gene encoding phospho-N-acetylmuramoyl-pentapeptide-transferase, with the translated sequence MINALANWIGFDGLFNLFRYITFRSMGALVTSLVIALLIGPRFIGYLRTRQGKGQPIREDGPASHLLTKKGTPTMGGLMILIALTVATLLWMDFGNGFVWAALLVTLGFGAIGFMDDYDKVTKRSHAGLSGRTRLLLEFFIAGLACTWIASRTGTTLYLPFLKDAGLALGPFYILFAAFIVTGFGNAVNLTDGLDGLATMPVVIAAAAFAIIAYLVGNIRFADYLGVHHVPGSGELAVFGAALIGACLGFLWYNAPPAAVFMGDTGSLALGGALGSIAVITNHELVLVVIGGLFVLETVSVIVQVVSFKTTGKRVFRMAPIHHHFEQLGWAESTVVIRFWIISIMLALAGLATLKLR